A DNA window from Chloroflexota bacterium contains the following coding sequences:
- a CDS encoding NAD-dependent deacylase — protein MESLIERAARDLFKSNYAIALTGAGMSTESGIPDFRGPDGIWTKDPEAEKRAYQTYDKFLRNPKEYWEDILGGRTLLSNLKDAEPNPGHYALVELEAIGILKSVLTQNIDGLHEKAGSKRVLEYHGSVLKLRCLSCGSRFKRNEYDLEGLAQAGELPPRCNKCSSPIKGDVVHFNEPIPSDVAHESLEEAWKCDLMLICGTSAVVYPFAQLPRIARQRQVEQERKAESGLYFVKSESATTIIEVNAEPTPLTVEGISDYLIQGRTAEILPKLVEAVKKLSR, from the coding sequence ATGGAATCTCTAATTGAGCGAGCTGCCAGAGACCTGTTCAAAAGCAATTATGCTATTGCTTTAACTGGTGCTGGCATGTCAACCGAATCTGGTATACCGGATTTCCGCGGGCCAGATGGCATTTGGACCAAAGACCCCGAAGCGGAAAAAAGAGCTTATCAGACCTATGACAAGTTCCTCAGAAACCCTAAAGAATATTGGGAAGATATACTGGGCGGGCGAACCTTGCTTAGCAACCTTAAGGATGCCGAGCCGAACCCTGGTCATTATGCCCTTGTCGAACTGGAGGCAATTGGTATTCTGAAATCCGTGCTTACCCAGAACATTGACGGCTTGCATGAGAAAGCAGGCAGCAAGCGGGTTCTGGAATATCACGGCAGCGTTTTGAAACTTAGGTGCCTTTCCTGTGGCTCAAGATTTAAGCGTAACGAGTATGACCTGGAGGGACTGGCACAGGCCGGGGAATTGCCACCGCGATGTAACAAATGCAGCAGCCCGATAAAAGGTGATGTCGTTCACTTCAATGAGCCGATACCTTCAGACGTTGCCCACGAAAGCCTTGAAGAAGCCTGGAAATGCGACTTAATGCTAATCTGCGGGACTTCAGCGGTTGTCTATCCTTTTGCTCAGTTGCCTCGTATAGCCCGGCAGCGGCAGGTTGAACAAGAACGGAAGGCGGAATCAGGCCTCTATTTTGTGAAAAGCGAGTCGGCAACAACGATAATCGAAGTCAACGCCGAACCTACCCCGCTGACAGTCGAAGGGATTTCCGATTATTTAATTCAAGGCCGCACCGCTGAGATTCTACCCAAGCTTGTTGAGGCTGTGAAAAAACTGTCCCGGTGA
- a CDS encoding aromatic ring hydroxylase encodes MRTKEQYIQGLAKMKRNIYFDGELIDRTDERQMDCLNTIGTTFDEAAKPENQDLCTAISHLTGERISRFTHIHQNTDDLHNKQDMTRMLCQKVGGCIQRCMGIDATNAVYNVSYEADKVNKGATQYHENFKKWLTRFQTEDLVGCCAQTDVKGDRMLRPADQPNPDAYVRIKERRGDGIVVSGCKLHISEASVADEILVVPTRALRPEDKDYAVAFAIPGDWDGLKQVVTIHNLRPREHFKRGFLPGATDSYMIFDDCFVPWERVFLAGESQHGGVLALLFALFHRHSYSGCKPAIGDILLGTAALAADVNNVYKTPHVREKLSEIIMTTELGYAAGYTASDLGKPEVYIPGVGFVPYGPGSYIPNSIYCNVGRCLTGEAVWREAEILCDIAGGVVATFPHENDFVNPETRDLLLKYTKRNKDMPVEDQAQFWRYLGDVLCSATGGIHNVGSYHGGGSPIMEQIAITTQYDIESRKKLVKHIAGMSGGDREALSKQRAKPSKTPAVAVKK; translated from the coding sequence ATGAGGACAAAGGAGCAGTATATTCAAGGCCTGGCCAAGATGAAGCGGAACATCTATTTCGACGGCGAGCTGATCGACCGCACAGACGAGCGCCAGATGGACTGTCTAAACACCATCGGCACCACGTTCGATGAAGCAGCCAAGCCGGAGAACCAAGACCTGTGCACAGCCATCTCTCATCTCACCGGTGAGAGGATAAGCCGCTTCACCCATATCCATCAGAACACCGACGACCTGCATAATAAGCAGGACATGACCCGCATGCTCTGCCAGAAGGTGGGCGGCTGCATCCAGCGGTGCATGGGCATCGACGCCACTAACGCCGTCTACAACGTGTCCTACGAAGCAGACAAGGTGAACAAAGGTGCCACTCAATACCATGAGAACTTTAAGAAGTGGCTCACCCGTTTCCAAACCGAGGACTTGGTGGGCTGCTGCGCTCAGACGGATGTCAAGGGCGATAGGATGCTGAGACCTGCCGACCAGCCGAACCCCGATGCCTACGTACGGATCAAGGAGAGGCGTGGCGATGGCATCGTGGTCAGCGGCTGCAAGCTGCACATCTCCGAGGCCTCAGTGGCCGACGAGATACTAGTGGTGCCCACCCGAGCTTTGCGCCCAGAGGATAAAGACTATGCCGTTGCCTTCGCCATTCCGGGCGACTGGGATGGGCTGAAGCAAGTAGTCACCATCCACAACCTCAGACCCAGGGAGCATTTCAAGCGCGGGTTCTTGCCAGGGGCCACAGATTCCTACATGATCTTCGATGACTGCTTTGTGCCTTGGGAAAGGGTCTTCCTCGCTGGTGAATCGCAGCATGGCGGCGTGCTCGCCCTGCTCTTCGCCTTGTTCCACCGCCACTCCTATTCGGGCTGTAAGCCGGCCATCGGCGACATCCTATTAGGGACCGCAGCCCTTGCCGCTGATGTGAATAACGTTTATAAGACGCCCCATGTCCGGGAGAAGCTATCCGAGATCATAATGACCACCGAGTTGGGTTATGCCGCCGGATACACGGCTTCTGACCTTGGAAAGCCGGAGGTCTATATACCGGGCGTGGGATTCGTACCTTATGGCCCCGGCTCCTACATCCCTAATTCAATTTACTGCAACGTGGGACGCTGCCTGACAGGCGAGGCAGTGTGGCGTGAAGCAGAGATTCTGTGCGACATCGCTGGCGGTGTAGTAGCCACCTTCCCCCACGAGAACGATTTCGTGAATCCAGAGACCAGAGACCTGCTCCTGAAATATACCAAGCGGAATAAGGACATGCCAGTAGAGGATCAGGCCCAGTTCTGGCGATACTTGGGCGACGTCCTATGCTCAGCGACCGGCGGCATACACAATGTGGGTAGCTACCATGGCGGCGGCTCACCAATCATGGAGCAAATTGCCATAACTACCCAGTATGACATCGAGTCCAGGAAAAAGCTGGTGAAGCATATCGCTGGCATGAGCGGCGGTGACCGCGAGGCCCTAAGCAAGCAGAGGGCAAAGCCAAGCAAAACACCCGCCGTGGCAGTCAAGAAATAG
- a CDS encoding NAD-dependent malic enzyme produces the protein MENGKYQFARTLRCKNLNVPGTLGKLATAIGRVGVDIGNLTTVHLGHYYTIRDIEVLIKNEEELAHLIEEVSKLPEVTVLEVRDDVLDLHKDGKIKTVSIHSINSIDILRKVYTPGVAEVCRLISERPGLKYTYTNIPYSVAIVTDGTAILGLGNIGPVAGMPVMEGKAALLQELVGVSGVPILLNTTDPDKIVETVKYIAPTFGGIQLEDIASPRCFPIQDALEKDLDIPVMHDDQQGTAVVTLAALLNACKICSMALEEAKVGLIGLGAAGLSIGKFILKYTGKPALGTARTEASVKRHAEHGGTPSNLDEIMQTADIVIGTSGVQGLIKPNMVRKGQIIFALTNPYPEIAPDIATKSGAALAVDGRTVNNLLGYPGIWRGTLDAMATKIDYEMYKAAALAIVSTTDEGELVPNPLDPKVHLAVAHAVAKAAVESGVAQRPLDNDYFENTSIKEPPWA, from the coding sequence ATGGAAAATGGGAAATACCAGTTTGCCAGAACTTTGCGCTGCAAAAACCTTAATGTTCCGGGCACCTTGGGCAAATTAGCTACAGCCATCGGTAGAGTTGGAGTAGATATCGGCAATTTAACAACGGTGCATTTGGGGCATTATTATACTATCAGAGACATTGAAGTGCTTATCAAGAATGAAGAGGAGCTGGCACATTTAATAGAAGAGGTGTCGAAACTACCAGAGGTCACTGTTCTCGAGGTCAGGGACGATGTGCTCGACCTTCACAAAGATGGGAAAATCAAGACGGTAAGCATCCACTCTATCAACTCGATAGACATTCTAAGGAAGGTATACACCCCTGGCGTTGCTGAAGTATGTAGATTAATCTCGGAGCGGCCAGGGCTTAAATATACCTACACAAACATCCCTTACTCTGTGGCTATTGTTACTGACGGCACTGCCATACTCGGACTGGGGAACATTGGTCCGGTGGCAGGAATGCCCGTTATGGAGGGAAAGGCTGCTCTGCTCCAGGAGCTGGTTGGAGTTAGTGGAGTTCCTATCTTATTGAACACTACCGACCCTGACAAAATTGTAGAAACCGTAAAATATATTGCTCCAACGTTTGGAGGCATTCAGCTAGAGGACATAGCGTCACCAAGATGTTTTCCAATTCAGGACGCGTTAGAAAAAGACCTGGATATCCCCGTTATGCATGATGACCAGCAAGGTACCGCTGTGGTGACACTGGCAGCTCTGCTTAATGCTTGTAAGATTTGCAGCATGGCACTTGAGGAGGCAAAGGTCGGCCTTATCGGCCTAGGTGCCGCTGGTCTATCTATTGGAAAGTTTATCCTGAAATACACAGGTAAGCCTGCCTTAGGTACGGCCAGGACTGAGGCCAGCGTTAAACGGCATGCAGAACACGGAGGCACTCCAAGCAATTTAGATGAGATCATGCAAACGGCTGATATCGTCATCGGCACCAGTGGTGTACAGGGGCTGATAAAACCGAACATGGTCAGGAAAGGACAGATAATTTTTGCTTTGACGAATCCGTATCCGGAAATTGCCCCGGATATCGCTACGAAATCGGGTGCTGCTCTAGCTGTTGATGGTAGGACGGTCAATAACTTGCTCGGCTACCCCGGAATTTGGCGGGGAACACTGGATGCAATGGCTACTAAGATAGACTATGAGATGTATAAAGCCGCTGCCTTGGCCATTGTTAGCACTACAGACGAAGGCGAGCTTGTCCCCAACCCACTCGACCCTAAAGTGCACTTAGCGGTAGCTCATGCTGTAGCCAAGGCTGCTGTGGAGTCAGGTGTTGCCCAGCGACCTCTGGATAATGACTATTTTGAAAATACCAGTATCAAAGAGCCGCCCTGGGCATAG
- a CDS encoding DUF47 domain-containing protein — protein sequence MPRFSLFPREEKFFVLFEQSAQNVVKIAHQLRDMVNTWENVKERVGVITTLEHEGDAITHQIIAQLHRTFVTPLDREDIALLAESLDDITDFIHSAADAMLLYKVDCPTDRVRELADIVVQAVIEVEKGVSEIHGRIDRDKLLKLCVEINRLENMGDSVYRSALAELFVSSTDYAHLIKWREIYEHIETAVDRCEDVANILEGVALKYA from the coding sequence TTGCCTAGGTTTTCTTTATTCCCCAGAGAAGAAAAGTTTTTCGTCCTTTTTGAGCAGAGCGCTCAGAACGTGGTTAAGATAGCTCATCAGTTACGAGACATGGTGAACACGTGGGAGAACGTTAAGGAAAGAGTGGGGGTAATAACTACTCTGGAGCATGAGGGTGACGCTATCACCCATCAAATTATCGCCCAATTACACCGTACCTTTGTGACCCCGCTGGACCGCGAGGATATCGCTCTGCTGGCTGAGTCTCTAGATGATATAACTGACTTCATCCACTCAGCGGCGGATGCTATGTTGCTCTATAAGGTGGACTGTCCCACTGATAGGGTCAGGGAACTTGCCGATATCGTGGTGCAGGCAGTCATTGAGGTCGAGAAGGGAGTGTCTGAAATACACGGCCGCATTGACCGGGATAAGCTTCTTAAGCTATGCGTGGAGATTAACCGCCTGGAGAATATGGGGGACAGCGTCTATCGCTCGGCACTGGCGGAGCTTTTTGTTAGCTCAACAGATTATGCTCACCTTATAAAGTGGCGTGAGATTTACGAGCATATAGAAACCGCCGTCGACAGGTGTGAGGATGTAGCCAACATCCTGGAAGGTGTGGCGCTGAAATATGCCTGA